Proteins found in one Crassostrea angulata isolate pt1a10 chromosome 3, ASM2561291v2, whole genome shotgun sequence genomic segment:
- the LOC128177263 gene encoding uncharacterized protein LOC128177263 translates to MSVQNMSESVYVGMCNKIGTPRQVTSRRDIKDMIEFLDNRYELVILSLSGSMKEGFRLRGSDVDYMLWPTNHRVIWDFSQSEFYNIHRQTLILCDSSESPPGFTLLWLPLELQAERKVWLSCVKMNGGLYISSSMYREINYSSCTPGSTIHGPCISNTNGQLENDNAHCFISDFWPPSASSWIDRCHSWPSPHVVNDIVKNGCHVVAIGHKLGNHEEIEWRISFSQAEYKLVYSMNHTQFLTYGMLKLFLKEIINNELRDEDKLLCSYHMKTAVFWAIQQNTLPQWYPRNLLAGFWVCFKLLLKWVYNGICPNFFIPENNMFLSKIHGHSQRSFFRRLYELYEKGITMLLHSPSIRSCIIGVLCNPRLTVCTDEHTLVSEAKFDIELFYDINTTDSLHTSDLQHCIQYLQTVEQLIGSPLTQYQVVSLQKYTATLFQYIAFTLSEYNMYINTNVNKQMYIADKISCHLLKLTAKFGYVSDMFYIAMYYYKTHRYREALSVIEITKVKLAQPYLMYERQVDRERYTEAVGGQSWSTKMRQAVAKNVILDNKKCYIHELIPEQQSSKQMSELNLYIPPSVLLHMLEFISFRHVDAMRAQAALDDLQVLVHHDQGVYVPICLRDISWEILGICQHIAGNLQSALYSYQQSLKQLPQNKIQTATRQRIHDLQF, encoded by the coding sequence ATGTCAGTCCAGAATATGTCCGAGTCAGTGTATGTGGGGATGTGTAACAAGATAGGGACTCCTCGACAGGTGACCTCTAGGAGAGATATAAAGGACATGATCGAGTTTTTGGATAATCGATATGAGCTAGTGATATTAAGTTTGAGTGGAAGTATGAAAGAAGGATTCAGATTGCGTGGATCAGACGTAGATTATATGTTGTGGCCAACTAACCACCGAGTGATCTGGGACTTTTCTCAGTCTGagttttacaacatacacagACAGACACTGATTCTCTGTGACAGTTCtgagagtccaccaggattTACATTACTTTGGTTACCATTGGAATTACAAGCTGAAAGGAAAGTGTGGTTGTCTTGTGTGAAGATGAATGGGGGACTCTATATATCAAGTTCCATGTACAGGGAGATAAATTATTCCTCATGTACACCTGGTTCTACTATACATGGTCCATGTATTAGTAACACAAATGGTCAATTAGAAAATGACAATGCTCATTGTTTTATCAGTGATTTTTGGCCCCCCTCCGCCTCCTCATGGATAGACAGATGTCACTCATGGCCTTCACCTCATGTTGTCAATGACATTGTGAAAAATGGATGTCACGTTGTAGCAATTGGACACAAACTAGGAAACCATGAAGAAATCGAATGGAGAATTTCTTTCTCTCAGGCTGAATACAAACTTGTGTACTCAATGAATCACACACAATTCTTAACTTATGGAATgctgaaattgtttttaaaggaaataattAACAATGAATTAAGAGATGAAGATAAACTACTGTGTTCTTATCACATGAAAACAGCTGTTTTTTGGGCCATTCAGCAAAACACACTACCTCAATGGTATCCACGAAATCTCCTGGCCggtttctgggtctgctttaAACTTCTTCTTAAATGGGTTTATAACGGGATCTGTCCAAACTTTTTTATTCCAGAAAACAACATGTTTCTAAGCAAAATCCATGGCCACTCACAAAGAAGTTTTTTCAGGCGACTGTATGAGTTGTATGAGAAGGGTATAACAATGCTGCTACACAGTCCCTCCATCAGGTCCTGTATCATCGGTGTCCTCTGTAATCCCAGACTCACAGTGTGTACTGATGAACACACTCTGGTCTCTGAGGCCAAGTTTGATATAGAATTATTTTATGACATAAATACTACTGATTCATTACATACATCAGACCTACAGCACTGTATACAGTACCTACAAACAGTAGAACAGCTGATAGGTTCTCCCTTGACACAGTATCAAGTTGTAagtttacaaaaatatacagCCACCCTCTTTCAGTACATTGCTTTTACATTATCCGAAtacaacatgtacataaacacGAATGTCAACAAACAAATGTATATTGCAGACAAAATATCCTGTCATTTGCTAAAATTAACAGCTAAGTTTGGGTATGTTTCTGACATGTTTTACATTGCAatgtattattacaagacaCACAGATACAGGGAAGCTTTATCTGTTATAGAGATTACAAAGGTCAAGTTAGCACAGCCATATCTGATGTATGAGAGGCAGGTAGACAGAGAGAGGTATACTGAGGCTGTAGGGGGACAGTCCTGGTCTACAAAGATGAGACAGGCTGTAGCAAAGAATGTTATACTTGACAATAAAAAGTGTTATATTCATGAACTGATACCAGAACAACAGTCTAGTAAACAAATGAGTGAACTTAATTTGTATATACCACCCTCTGTACTGTTACACATGCTAGAGTTTATAAGCTTTAGACATGTTGACGCAATGAGAGCACAAGCAGCCTTAGATGATCTACAGGTCCTAGTCCACCATGATCAGGGAGTCTATGTACCTATTTGTCTTAGAGATATCTCCTGGGAGatcctggggatctgtcaacaTATAGCAGGGAACCTCCAGTCTGCCTTGTACTCATACCAACAGTCACTCAAACAATTACcccaaaataaaatacaaactgCCACCAGACAGAGAATCCATGATCTACAATTCTAA
- the LOC128175946 gene encoding prothrombin-like yields MINFTMLLLLFVINNVESGRRLIGFNFKSLSPTGHKQCLKMCIAYAECLSVNFSRNRLLCELNSQHETETDQVTVNTSETEDFIYIPRISFSKHIDVQAEMCNNVTCPIGKMCVRHSPNKTSCVIARCIQPMPQPYIGSSAELQVDLSAFTGNRKGGNVGENVYFTCPPRTVVMGSPTIKCLANGQWETRPRCQVCLEASDPSGARYWGTKSVTSTGKTCQSWSSQSPHGHSYSEYTGNYCRNNRNDNPKPWCYTTNPSVRWESCDIPNC; encoded by the exons ATGATCAATTTTACAATGCTCTTACTTTTATTCGTGATTAATAACGTTGAGTCAGGAAGAAGACTCattggttttaatttcaaatcttTGAGTCCAACAGGACACAAGCAGTGCTTGAAAATGTGTATTGCTTATGCTGAATGTCTCTCGGTCAATTTCAGCAGAAATCGACTGTTGTGTGAGCTGAATTCTCAACATGAAACCGAAACTGATCAAGTCACGGTAAATACCAGCGAAACGgaggattttatttatattcctAGAATATCTTTCTCAAAG CATATCGATGTACAAGCAGAAATGTGTAACAACGTGACATGTCCAATAGGAAAGATGTGTGTACGACATTCACCGAACAAGACCTCTTGTGTGATTGCAC GCTGTATCCAACCAATGCCACAACCGTACATCGGATCCAGCGCCGAGTTACAAGTAGATCTGTCCGCCTTTACTGGCAATAGAAAAGGGGGTAACGTTGGAGAAAACGTATACTTCACCTGTCCCCCAAGGACGGTTGTAATGGGTTCTCCCACTATAAAGTGTCTAGCAAATGGTCAGTGGGAAACCCGACCAAGATGCCAAG TATGCCTCGAGGCGTCAGATCCTAGCGGGGCACGTTACTGGGGAACCAAAAGCGTGACCAGTACCGGGAAAACTTGTCAGAGCTGGAGCTCGCAGTCTCCGCACGGTCACAGCTACTCAGAATACACA gGGAACTACTGTAGAAATAATAGAAACGACAACCCTAAGCCATGGTGTTACACGACCAACCCCAGCGTAAGATGGGAAAGCTGTGACATTCCGAATTGTTAA
- the LOC128177534 gene encoding uncharacterized protein LOC128177534: MVVLLCLLLCFGPVLSFLIPESCDTMDCKLDHVLHIVSKQQGIMDQQSRQIAALEKQLSTMSCTKDNTGQNQTESGTTTKGGHNTQSLISGPQTTIPSFYAVKSRDQRDLAKGERIMFETAITNAFKAYDIYSGVFKVPLKGAYAFTWTIAMNNIDNHACFSLFVNDVVVGQTYLWNNGSDAVSTGFSVVEVNSGDDVYMSVCNVSQPLGEIVSDVFRKTSFAGWCIACVG; encoded by the exons ATGGTAGTGTTGTTATGTCTGCTTCTCTGTTTTGGTCCCGTGCTAAGTTTTCTTATTCCAGAATCATGCGACACTATGGATTGCAAGTTGGATCATGTGTTGCATATCGTCTCCAAACAGCAAGGCATAATGGACCAACAGTCCAGACAGATTGCTGCACTAGAGAAACAACTGTCAACCATGTCTTGTACGAAGGATAACACGGGTCAAAATCAAACGGAGTCTGGAACAACAACAAAGGGTGGCCACAATACGCAGAGTTTAATATCag GGCCACAAACAACCATTCCATCTTTCTACGCAGTTAAATCTCGAGATCAGCGAGATCTTGCAAAAGGCGAGAGAATCATGTTTGAAACGGCGATTACCAATGCGTTCAAAGCATATGATATATATTCTGGTGTCTTCAAGGTTCCGCTAAAAGGAGCATACGCTTTTACGTGGACTATAGCCATGAATAACATTGACAACCACGCTTGTTTCTCTCTTTTTGTCAATGACGTTGTGGTTGGACAAACGTACTTGTGGAACAACGGAAGTGACGCAGTATCAACGGGATTTTCGGTCGTAGAGGTTAATTCTGGTGACGACGTATACATGAGTGTTTGCAATGTTAGCCAGCCATTGGGTGAAATAGTTAGCGACGTATTCCGCAAGACAAGTTTTGCTGGATGGTGTATAGCATGTGTGGGATAG